One Priestia filamentosa DNA segment encodes these proteins:
- the tsaB gene encoding tRNA (adenosine(37)-N6)-threonylcarbamoyltransferase complex dimerization subunit type 1 TsaB, with product MKTLAIDTSTDTLGVALVDEDKVIGEIITNVKKNHSVRAMPAVETLLKDCGMKPKDLERIVVAKGPGSYTGVRIGVTIAKTLSWSLNIPLVGVSSLEVLAANGRFFDGYISPLFDARRQQVYTGLYKYEDKLLEVKADVNILNEAWATQLKELNQKILFIGNDVPLHREVLTHILGEKAYFSEIVTHNPRPSELALIGMNKQPEEAHSLVPNYIRLAEAEANWLASQNKMSER from the coding sequence ATGAAAACATTAGCAATTGATACATCAACAGATACGCTTGGAGTAGCCCTTGTTGATGAAGATAAAGTGATTGGTGAAATCATTACAAATGTAAAGAAAAATCATTCTGTACGAGCAATGCCAGCAGTAGAAACACTTTTAAAAGATTGTGGGATGAAACCTAAAGATTTAGAAAGGATTGTAGTAGCAAAGGGTCCTGGTTCTTACACAGGCGTGAGAATAGGAGTTACAATTGCAAAAACTCTCTCATGGTCTTTGAATATTCCTCTTGTCGGAGTTTCGAGCCTTGAAGTTCTTGCTGCAAATGGTCGTTTCTTTGATGGCTACATTTCTCCACTTTTCGATGCAAGACGTCAACAAGTTTACACAGGGTTATACAAATATGAAGATAAACTTTTGGAAGTAAAAGCAGATGTGAACATTTTAAATGAAGCATGGGCAACTCAATTAAAAGAATTAAATCAAAAGATTCTTTTTATAGGAAACGATGTTCCTCTACATCGTGAGGTTCTTACACATATCCTAGGAGAGAAGGCTTATTTTAGTGAAATTGTAACCCATAATCCTCGTCCAAGTGAACTTGCATTAATCGGAATGAACAAACAACCTGAAGAAGCTCATAGTCTTGTGCCAAACTACATT
- the tsaE gene encoding tRNA (adenosine(37)-N6)-threonylcarbamoyltransferase complex ATPase subunit type 1 TsaE: MNNIGEEVFHITTETPEQTMKLAENLAHYLQEGNLILLEGDLGAGKTTFTKGLAKGLGVTRNVNSPTFTIIKEYQGEKLPLYHMDVYRLGESMEDLGFDEYFEGNGVTVVEWAHLIEDQLPLSRLEIELYHREGDKREICLKAKGSQYIDLCKEFIKDENISN; encoded by the coding sequence ATGAATAATATTGGAGAAGAAGTTTTCCACATCACTACTGAAACACCCGAGCAAACAATGAAGCTTGCTGAGAATCTTGCTCATTATCTTCAAGAGGGAAACTTAATTTTACTTGAAGGAGATCTTGGGGCTGGAAAAACGACTTTCACAAAGGGACTAGCAAAAGGGCTTGGCGTTACTCGCAACGTGAACAGCCCAACGTTTACAATCATTAAAGAGTATCAAGGAGAGAAGCTTCCCTTGTATCATATGGATGTTTATCGCCTAGGTGAAAGTATGGAAGACTTAGGGTTTGATGAATATTTTGAAGGCAATGGTGTAACTGTTGTAGAATGGGCTCATTTAATTGAAGATCAGCTTCCTCTTTCGCGTCTAGAGATAGAATTGTATCATAGAGAAGGAGATAAGCGAGAGATTTGTTTAAAAGCTAAGGGATCCCAATATATCGATCTCTGTAAGGAGTTTATAAAAGATGAAAACATTAGCAATTGA